A part of Acipenser ruthenus chromosome 48, fAciRut3.2 maternal haplotype, whole genome shotgun sequence genomic DNA contains:
- the LOC117407846 gene encoding zinc finger protein 345-like isoform X2, producing the protein MESVYIKQEVVLELVPVCIKQEMPELEPVHIKEETELEPVHIKEETELEPVHIKEEETELEPVHIKEEETELEPVHIKEETELEPVHIKEETELEPVHIKEETELEPVHIKEEETELEPVHIKEETELEPVHIKEETELEPVHIKEEETELEPVHMKEETELEPVHMKEETELEPVHMKEETELEPVHMKEETELEPVHIKEETELEPVHIKEEIELEPVHIKEETELEPIYIEEESIHLLFKGSENIYRPKISHQCTGYEKSFSQSGNLKIHQRIHTGEKPYHCSECGVSFTVSGSLKIHQRIHTGEKPYHCTKCGVSFSQIGSLKAHQRIHTGEKPRHCSECGKSFSQLGHLKSHQRIHTGEKPYHCNECGQSFNQLGVLKRHQRIHTGEKPYYCSECGKSFRQSGDLKAHQRIHTGEKLYHCTECGERFSRLRDLKKHQQIHTGEKPYHSTECGESFNQLGDLKAHQRIHTGEKLYHCTECGERFSRLRDLKKHQQIHTGEKPYHSTECVESFNQLGDLKRHQRIHTGEKLYHCTECGERFSRLRDLKKHQQIHTGEKPYHSTECGESFNQLGDLKRHQRIHTGEKPYHCTKYGVSFSQIGSLKAHQRIHTGEKPRHCTECGKSFSQLGHLKDHQRIHTGEKPYHCNECGQSFNQLGVLKRHQRIHTGEKPYYCSECGKSFRQSGDLKAHQRIHTGEKLYHCTECGERFSRLKDLKKHQQIHTGEKPYHSTECVNERGPQE; encoded by the exons ATggagtctgtttacattaaacaggaggtGGTTCTGGAATTGGTACCTGTGTGCATTAAACAAGAAatgcctgaactggagcctgtccacattaaagaagagactgaactggagcctgtccacattaaagaagagactgaactggagcctgtccacattaaagaggaagagactgaactggagcctgtccacattaaagaggaagagactgaactggagcctgtccacattaaagaagagactgaactggagcctgtccacattaaagaagagactgaactggagcctgtccacattaaagaagagactgaactggagcctgtccacattaaagaggaagagactgaactggagcctgtccacattaaagaagagaccgaactggagcctgtccacattaaagaagagaccgaactggagcctgtccacattaaagaagaggagactgaactggagcctgtccacatgaaagaagagactgaactggagcctgtccacatgaaagaagagactgaactggagcctgtccacatgaaagaagagactgaactggagcctgtccacatgaaagaagagactgaactggagcctgtccacattaaagaagagactgaactggagcctgtccacattaaagaagagattgaactggagcctgtccacattaaagaagagactgaactggagcctatCTACATTGAAGAGGAGTCTATTCACTTGTTGTTTAAGGGTTCAGAAAATATATACCGGCCAAAGATATCACATCAATGTACTGGATATGAAAAGAGCTTCAGTcagtcaggaaacctaaaaatacaccagcgaattcacactggagagaagccgtatcactgtagtGAATGTGGGGTGAGCTTCACGGTGTCAGGAAGCCTAAAAAtacatcagcgaattcacactggagagaagccatatcactgtactAAATGTGGGGTGAGCTTCAGTCAGATTGGAAGCctaaaagcacaccagcgaattcacactggagaaaagcCTCGTCACTGttctgaatgtggaaagagcttcagtCAATTAGGACACCTAAAATcacatcagcgaattcacacaggagagaagccatatcactgtaatgaatgtgggcAGAGCTTCAATCAGTTAGGAGTCCTAAagagacaccagcgaattcacactggagagaagccatattactgttctgaatgtgggaagagcttccGTCAGTCAGGAGACCTAAAAGcacatcagcgaattcacactggagagaagctgtatcactgtactgaatgtggggaacGCTTCAGTAGGTTAAGagaccttaaaaaacaccagcaaattcacactggagagaagccgtatcacagtactgaatgtggggagagcttcaatCAGTTAGGTGACCTAAAAGcacatcagcgaattcacactggagagaagctgtatcactgtactgaatgtggggaacGCTTCAGTAGGTTAAGagaccttaaaaaacaccagcaaattcacactggagagaagccgtatcacagTACTGAATGTGTGGAGAGCTTCAATCAGTTAGGtgacctaaaaagacaccagcgaattcacactggagagaagctgtatcactgtactgaatgtggggaacGCTTCAGTAGGTTAAGagaccttaaaaaacaccagcaaattcacactggagagaagccgtatcacagtactgaatgtggggagagcttcaatCAGTTAGGtgacctaaaaagacaccagcgaattcacactggagagaaaccatatcactgtacTAAATATGGGGTGAGCTTCAGTCAGATTGGAAGCctaaaagcacaccagcgaattcacactggagaaaagcCTCGTCACTgcactgaatgtggaaagagcttcagtCAATTAGGACACCTAAAAgaccaccagcgaattcacacaggagagaagccatatcactgtaatgaatgtgggcAGAGCTTCAATCAGTTAGGAGTCCTAAagagacaccagcgaattcacactggagagaagccatattactgttctgaatgtgggaagagcttccGTCAGTCAGGAGACCTAAAAGcacatcagcgaattcacactggagagaagctgtatcactgtactgaatgtggggaacGCTTCAGTAGGTTAAAagaccttaaaaaacaccagcaaattcacactggagagaagccgtatcacagTACTGAATGTG taaatgaaaggggtccccaggagtga
- the LOC117407846 gene encoding zinc finger protein 271-like isoform X1, whose product MESVYIKQEVVLELVPVCIKQEMPELEPVHIKEETELEPVHIKEETELEPVHIKEEETELEPVHIKEEETELEPVHIKEETELEPVHIKEETELEPVHIKEETELEPVHIKEEETELEPVHIKEETELEPVHIKEETELEPVHIKEEETELEPVHMKEETELEPVHMKEETELEPVHMKEETELEPVHMKEETELEPVHIKEETELEPVHIKEEIELEPVHIKEETELEPIYIEEESIHLLFKGSENIYRPKISHQCTGYEKSFSQSGNLKIHQRIHTGEKPYHCSECGVSFTVSGSLKIHQRIHTGEKPYHCTKCGVSFSQIGSLKAHQRIHTGEKPRHCSECGKSFSQLGHLKSHQRIHTGEKPYHCNECGQSFNQLGVLKRHQRIHTGEKPYYCSECGKSFRQSGDLKAHQRIHTGEKLYHCTECGERFSRLRDLKKHQQIHTGEKPYHSTECGESFNQLGDLKAHQRIHTGEKLYHCTECGERFSRLRDLKKHQQIHTGEKPYHSTECVESFNQLGDLKRHQRIHTGEKLYHCTECGERFSRLRDLKKHQQIHTGEKPYHSTECGESFNQLGDLKRHQRIHTGEKPYHCTKYGVSFSQIGSLKAHQRIHTGEKPRHCTECGKSFSQLGHLKDHQRIHTGEKPYHCNECGQSFNQLGVLKRHQRIHTGEKPYYCSECGKSFRQSGDLKAHQRIHTGEKLYHCTECGERFSRLKDLKKHQQIHTGEKPYHSTECGKSFSQLGSLHIHKRNHTGASLPPSQSLTSPPCLFECVES is encoded by the coding sequence ATggagtctgtttacattaaacaggaggtGGTTCTGGAATTGGTACCTGTGTGCATTAAACAAGAAatgcctgaactggagcctgtccacattaaagaagagactgaactggagcctgtccacattaaagaagagactgaactggagcctgtccacattaaagaggaagagactgaactggagcctgtccacattaaagaggaagagactgaactggagcctgtccacattaaagaagagactgaactggagcctgtccacattaaagaagagactgaactggagcctgtccacattaaagaagagactgaactggagcctgtccacattaaagaggaagagactgaactggagcctgtccacattaaagaagagaccgaactggagcctgtccacattaaagaagagaccgaactggagcctgtccacattaaagaagaggagactgaactggagcctgtccacatgaaagaagagactgaactggagcctgtccacatgaaagaagagactgaactggagcctgtccacatgaaagaagagactgaactggagcctgtccacatgaaagaagagactgaactggagcctgtccacattaaagaagagactgaactggagcctgtccacattaaagaagagattgaactggagcctgtccacattaaagaagagactgaactggagcctatCTACATTGAAGAGGAGTCTATTCACTTGTTGTTTAAGGGTTCAGAAAATATATACCGGCCAAAGATATCACATCAATGTACTGGATATGAAAAGAGCTTCAGTcagtcaggaaacctaaaaatacaccagcgaattcacactggagagaagccgtatcactgtagtGAATGTGGGGTGAGCTTCACGGTGTCAGGAAGCCTAAAAAtacatcagcgaattcacactggagagaagccatatcactgtactAAATGTGGGGTGAGCTTCAGTCAGATTGGAAGCctaaaagcacaccagcgaattcacactggagaaaagcCTCGTCACTGttctgaatgtggaaagagcttcagtCAATTAGGACACCTAAAATcacatcagcgaattcacacaggagagaagccatatcactgtaatgaatgtgggcAGAGCTTCAATCAGTTAGGAGTCCTAAagagacaccagcgaattcacactggagagaagccatattactgttctgaatgtgggaagagcttccGTCAGTCAGGAGACCTAAAAGcacatcagcgaattcacactggagagaagctgtatcactgtactgaatgtggggaacGCTTCAGTAGGTTAAGagaccttaaaaaacaccagcaaattcacactggagagaagccgtatcacagtactgaatgtggggagagcttcaatCAGTTAGGTGACCTAAAAGcacatcagcgaattcacactggagagaagctgtatcactgtactgaatgtggggaacGCTTCAGTAGGTTAAGagaccttaaaaaacaccagcaaattcacactggagagaagccgtatcacagTACTGAATGTGTGGAGAGCTTCAATCAGTTAGGtgacctaaaaagacaccagcgaattcacactggagagaagctgtatcactgtactgaatgtggggaacGCTTCAGTAGGTTAAGagaccttaaaaaacaccagcaaattcacactggagagaagccgtatcacagtactgaatgtggggagagcttcaatCAGTTAGGtgacctaaaaagacaccagcgaattcacactggagagaaaccatatcactgtacTAAATATGGGGTGAGCTTCAGTCAGATTGGAAGCctaaaagcacaccagcgaattcacactggagaaaagcCTCGTCACTgcactgaatgtggaaagagcttcagtCAATTAGGACACCTAAAAgaccaccagcgaattcacacaggagagaagccatatcactgtaatgaatgtgggcAGAGCTTCAATCAGTTAGGAGTCCTAAagagacaccagcgaattcacactggagagaagccatattactgttctgaatgtgggaagagcttccGTCAGTCAGGAGACCTAAAAGcacatcagcgaattcacactggagagaagctgtatcactgtactgaatgtggggaacGCTTCAGTAGGTTAAAagaccttaaaaaacaccagcaaattcacactggagagaagccgtatcacagTACTGAATGTGGtaagagcttcagtcagttaggaagcctacATATACACAAGCGAAATCACActggagccagcctccctccctctcagtccctcacctctccaccctgcttgtttgagtgtgtggagagctga